From the Thermus thermamylovorans genome, the window CCTCCCCAAGGAGAACGGGCCCGAGCTCAAGGAGGTGCCGGAGGAGATCCTCAAGGACCTGGAGATCTCCTTCGTGGAGGAGGTGGGGGAGGTCCTGCGGCTCCTCCTCCTCCCGGCAGCCCCCCCGCCCGTGGGCCCCGCCGACCGGCCCCAGCCGGGGGCGGGGGCTTAGGGCAGCTCCTCCTTGCGGTTGGCGTTCAGGAAAACCTGGGCCCCAAACCGCTCCACCACCGCCTCCGCCGGGATGTAGGTGGCCCCCAAGGCCTCCATCACCCGCCGGAGGAGGAAGTCCCCTTCCCGAAGCTGCCTTTCCACCTGGGGGAGGCAGTCCTTGTGGTAGAAGGCCATGAGGGGCTCCAGGTGGCCTTCCGGGTTGTAGGCCACCACCACCGGGTGGGGGGAGGCCAGGGCATGCTCGAGGAGAAAGGCCCAGTACCCCGGGCTCAGGAAGGGCAGGTCCGTGGCCGCCACCGCCACCCAGGGGTAGCGGGCGTGGTAGAGGGCCGCGTGCAGGCCGGA encodes:
- a CDS encoding molybdenum cofactor guanylyltransferase, with the translated sequence MYTGAVIAGGLSRRFGEDKALFPYRGKPLLAWVLESLAGAGERFVVANRPYPGFGVPVYPDLLPGGDSLSGLHAALYHARYPWVAVAATDLPFLSPGYWAFLLEHALASPHPVVVAYNPEGHLEPLMAFYHKDCLPQVERQLREGDFLLRRVMEALGATYIPAEAVVERFGAQVFLNANRKEELP